From a single Euzebyales bacterium genomic region:
- a CDS encoding MarR family winged helix-turn-helix transcriptional regulator, whose translation MVVVLPAPFGPRRPKISPSPTWTVTPLTASIWRIGRDGPMTQRQLSDALRCTPRNVTGLVDALENVGLVVRQPHPTDQRATLVTLTDRGNQTARRWHAGYRNLGRHLFGDMNAIHATDLVAALDHILERLRNLEPDANRHDEP comes from the coding sequence ATGGTCGTGGTCTTGCCCGCACCGTTCGGGCCGAGGAGGCCGAAGATCTCCCCCTCGCCGACTTGGACCGTCACGCCTCTGACCGCTTCGATCTGGCGCATCGGCCGGGACGGGCCGATGACGCAACGCCAGCTCAGCGACGCGCTGCGGTGCACCCCGCGCAATGTCACGGGCCTGGTCGACGCCTTGGAGAACGTCGGGCTCGTAGTCCGCCAACCACACCCGACCGACCAGCGAGCCACACTGGTCACGTTGACCGACCGTGGCAACCAGACCGCTCGGCGGTGGCATGCCGGGTACCGGAACCTGGGACGCCACCTGTTCGGGGACATGAACGCCATCCACGCCACCGACCTCGTCGCCGCACTCGACCACATCCTCGAACGCCTCCGCAACCTGGAACCGGACGCCAACCGCCACGACGAACCGTAG
- a CDS encoding TIGR03086 family metal-binding protein, with protein sequence MMHADLTAHDRAESARLIERHRRATAGFGDLVHAVRSDEWGLPTPCAEWTVRELVNHVTAENLWMPPLLSGATTDDVGDRFDGDVLGDDPLRAWDVAVAEALAALDAPGALSRAVHLSFGSTSADEYVRQLLADHLVHAWDLSQALDADGRLDDELVTACADWFDAVEETYRRAGVVGRREPVAVDADAQTRLLARFGRSATRFLVERFTHAFNAHDVDAVMRLMTDDCVFDSTGPAPDGRRYRGRDEVRACWQKLFDTTPSAHFALEDVVATDERAVARWTYDWGAGHVRGVDVYTIGDGKVAAKYSYVKG encoded by the coding sequence ATGATGCACGCTGACTTGACCGCCCATGACCGCGCCGAATCCGCCAGGCTCATCGAGCGACACAGGCGAGCCACTGCCGGCTTTGGCGATCTCGTGCACGCCGTCCGGTCAGACGAGTGGGGTCTGCCGACGCCGTGCGCCGAGTGGACGGTGCGCGAGCTGGTCAACCACGTCACCGCCGAGAACCTGTGGATGCCGCCTTTACTGTCGGGCGCCACGACCGACGACGTCGGTGACCGCTTCGACGGCGACGTGCTCGGCGACGACCCGCTCCGCGCGTGGGACGTCGCGGTGGCTGAGGCGCTTGCCGCACTCGACGCGCCCGGCGCCCTGTCCCGCGCGGTCCATCTGTCGTTCGGGAGCACTTCCGCGGACGAGTACGTCCGCCAGCTACTGGCCGATCATCTTGTGCACGCCTGGGATCTAAGCCAAGCGCTCGACGCAGACGGCCGGCTCGACGACGAGCTCGTCACCGCCTGCGCCGACTGGTTCGACGCCGTCGAGGAGACCTATCGCCGGGCGGGGGTCGTCGGACGCCGCGAGCCGGTGGCCGTTGACGCCGATGCCCAGACCCGGCTGCTCGCCCGGTTCGGCCGCAGCGCCACGCGCTTCCTGGTGGAGCGGTTCACGCACGCGTTCAATGCTCACGACGTGGACGCGGTCATGCGGCTCATGACCGACGACTGCGTGTTCGACAGCACCGGACCCGCGCCGGACGGTCGCCGCTACCGCGGCCGCGACGAGGTCAGGGCGTGCTGGCAGAAGCTGTTCGACACCACGCCGTCGGCTCACTTCGCGCTCGAGGACGTCGTCGCCACGGACGAGCGGGCCGTCGCCCGTTGGACCTACGACTGGGGCGCCGGCCACGTCCGCGGCGTCGACGTGTACACCATCGGCGACGGCAAGGTCGCCGCCAAGTACTCCTACGTCAAGGGATGA
- a CDS encoding MFS transporter, with product MRISQASRVGSAGLLALVATYGIGRLAYGLFVPTFREEFGLSLDVLGFYASTAQAAYLVATVVTGVLTARFGPRVPVVSGCLLLAVGAAMTASAPGPVLLAAGIATAGTSAGGTWGPFSDAVDDQVPSSGSRRALALVNAGSPVGLVVASGLVLVAGDRWRAAWWVFAAIGLVAAAVTWRVLAPGTVGPV from the coding sequence GTGCGCATCAGTCAGGCCTCGCGCGTGGGGAGCGCGGGTCTGCTGGCACTGGTGGCGACGTATGGCATTGGCCGGCTGGCGTACGGGTTGTTCGTGCCGACCTTTCGAGAGGAGTTCGGCCTGTCCCTGGACGTTCTCGGTTTCTACGCCAGCACAGCACAGGCTGCCTACTTGGTGGCCACAGTGGTCACCGGTGTCCTCACGGCCCGTTTCGGGCCACGCGTGCCGGTCGTGTCCGGGTGTCTGCTGCTGGCGGTCGGCGCGGCCATGACGGCGTCTGCGCCCGGCCCGGTGCTGCTGGCTGCGGGGATCGCCACTGCGGGCACGAGCGCCGGCGGGACGTGGGGGCCATTCTCGGATGCGGTCGACGACCAGGTCCCGTCGTCTGGGAGCCGGCGTGCTCTGGCGCTGGTCAATGCCGGCTCGCCGGTCGGCCTGGTGGTCGCCAGCGGGCTCGTGTTGGTGGCCGGTGACCGATGGCGGGCCGCATGGTGGGTGTTCGCGGCGATCGGGCTGGTGGCGGCCGCGGTGACGTGGAGGGTGCTGGCACCAGGCACGGTGGGTCCGGTCC